From the genome of Scytonema hofmannii PCC 7110, one region includes:
- a CDS encoding tetratricopeptide repeat protein — protein sequence MDNNLAIIYLSVLVGLLAFTVVIIFRQIFKTRKREGSLSRLRKKLAKEKGTTQEYYELASIYSEKKIFSQAITLFQKALNASEEEGEENIAYIYNGLGYAYFAQEQYDLAIRQYKEALRIKPDYVTAFNNLGHSYERKKLNAQALEAYENAIKINPNNPTAKRRAESLRRLVNA from the coding sequence ATGGATAACAATCTAGCAATTATTTATCTCTCAGTTTTAGTAGGTCTGCTTGCATTTACAGTTGTCATCATTTTTCGCCAAATCTTTAAAACTCGCAAGCGTGAAGGTTCTCTGTCACGCTTGCGAAAGAAGCTAGCCAAAGAAAAGGGTACGACTCAAGAATATTACGAATTAGCTAGTATTTATTCGGAAAAAAAGATTTTTTCTCAGGCGATTACCCTCTTTCAAAAAGCACTCAACGCTTCTGAAGAAGAAGGGGAAGAAAATATCGCTTATATTTACAATGGGTTGGGTTATGCCTACTTTGCCCAAGAACAGTATGACTTAGCGATTCGTCAGTACAAAGAAGCTCTGAGAATCAAACCAGACTATGTGACAGCGTTTAACAATTTAGGTCATTCATACGAACGGAAAAAATTAAACGCCCAAGCACTGGAAGCTTACGAAAACGCAATAAAAATTAATCCCAATAATCCCACAGCAAAACGTCGCGCTGAATCTTTGCGCCGTTTGGTAAATGCATAG
- the msrB gene encoding peptide-methionine (R)-S-oxide reductase MsrB: protein MAIVEIYSLVRRKSKVMTTSKNREFEVNKTEQEWQESLTQEQFCVLRQHTTERPHTSPLNKEYAKGTYVCAGCSQPLFVSDTKYNSGTGWPSFFNPIENAIDISVDKSLFMTRMEVHCSRCGGHLGHVFDDGPKPTGKRYCINGVALKFIPESE from the coding sequence ATGGCAATAGTTGAAATCTATTCATTAGTAAGAAGGAAATCAAAAGTTATGACAACTTCAAAAAATAGAGAGTTTGAAGTCAACAAAACCGAACAAGAATGGCAGGAAAGTTTGACCCAAGAGCAGTTTTGCGTACTCCGCCAACATACTACAGAGCGTCCTCATACAAGCCCACTGAACAAGGAGTACGCTAAAGGTACTTATGTGTGTGCTGGGTGTAGTCAGCCGCTATTTGTATCAGATACTAAGTATAACAGTGGGACTGGCTGGCCTAGCTTCTTTAATCCCATTGAAAATGCGATCGACATCTCTGTGGATAAGTCCTTGTTTATGACTAGAATGGAAGTCCACTGCAGTCGTTGTGGTGGTCATTTGGGTCATGTCTTTGATGACGGTCCCAAACCTACTGGCAAACGCTACTGTATCAACGGTGTTGCTCTAAAGTTTATCCCAGAGTCAGAGTGA
- a CDS encoding DUF7219 family protein: MEQSNPADKENFLYPRGRYYGQVKPENLIFNANLQEFAQKIGIITSLETSGKLSPEEAYDQVKALWKQLKRSKKELGIGEPPPNDIESPPDEP; the protein is encoded by the coding sequence ATGGAACAATCAAACCCAGCAGACAAAGAAAATTTTCTCTATCCTCGCGGTCGCTATTACGGTCAAGTCAAGCCTGAAAATTTAATCTTTAACGCTAATCTTCAAGAATTTGCCCAGAAAATTGGCATTATCACCAGTTTAGAAACATCTGGGAAACTTTCTCCTGAAGAAGCTTACGACCAAGTTAAAGCGCTCTGGAAACAGTTAAAGCGCAGCAAAAAGGAATTGGGAATTGGGGAGCCGCCTCCTAACGACATAGAATCTCCGCCAGATGAACCCTAA
- a CDS encoding GNAT family N-acetyltransferase, with protein MSIHLPQETPRLILRDFVESDWQGVHSYASDPEVVRYLPFGPNTKEDTKNYIQTEIKAHRKRNRQHFALAITLKEDKQFIGACRISITEPNKSEGSIGFSFAKQFWGQGYATEAGEKLLEFGFQQLKLHRIFAICDSHNHLSARVLVKIGMRQEGYLREYEWMRGEWRDVLLYAILEKDWIQMQIRNI; from the coding sequence ATGAGTATCCATCTTCCCCAAGAAACACCACGTCTTATACTTCGCGACTTTGTGGAATCAGATTGGCAAGGAGTCCATAGCTATGCTTCCGATCCAGAAGTCGTTCGTTACTTACCTTTTGGTCCCAACACCAAAGAAGACACTAAGAATTATATACAAACAGAGATTAAAGCTCACCGAAAAAGAAACCGTCAGCATTTTGCCCTCGCAATCACTTTAAAAGAGGACAAGCAATTCATTGGCGCTTGTCGCATTTCCATCACAGAGCCAAATAAGTCAGAAGGTTCTATAGGGTTTTCCTTTGCTAAGCAATTCTGGGGACAGGGATATGCAACAGAAGCAGGGGAAAAACTTTTAGAGTTTGGTTTCCAGCAGTTAAAACTGCATCGAATTTTTGCGATTTGTGACTCTCATAATCATCTCTCTGCAAGGGTTTTGGTAAAAATTGGTATGAGACAGGAAGGCTATTTGCGGGAGTATGAATGGATGCGAGGAGAGTGGCGAGATGTTTTGCTGTACGCGATTTTAGAGAAGGATTGGATACAGATGCAGATTCGGAATATTTAG